The Corynebacterium suranareeae genome window below encodes:
- a CDS encoding HpcH/HpaI aldolase family protein has protein sequence MPEYTTPRFGAWITLNSTVASEQIARLGFDFVVVDGQHGLIGYTEMRDSLIALTAGGCPLPIARVSTNDPGEIGRVLDAGARGVIVPMVNTAQEAAELAKAARYATSGGQRSYSPVRHGIHFGLTPGQTDDVVLVLAMIETREGLENVEAILDTPGIDGVFVGPYDLSLGLGASIPFEEAVRPELEEALTTIRNAAVSRSKIAGIYCGTGDDAIVRAQQGFNLINTCHDMSALREVMGAQLSVVSEAGLCTAGRLEEELRAH, from the coding sequence TTGCCCGAATACACCACACCCCGATTCGGCGCGTGGATCACGCTGAATTCCACCGTTGCATCCGAGCAAATAGCTCGGCTTGGCTTTGATTTTGTCGTGGTCGATGGTCAACACGGTCTCATTGGATATACAGAGATGCGTGACAGCCTTATTGCATTGACGGCCGGTGGCTGCCCATTACCTATCGCAAGGGTGAGCACCAATGACCCTGGGGAGATCGGGCGAGTCTTAGACGCTGGCGCCCGCGGAGTTATCGTGCCGATGGTTAACACTGCACAAGAAGCGGCCGAACTTGCTAAGGCAGCACGTTATGCAACCTCCGGTGGCCAACGCTCCTACTCCCCTGTTCGGCACGGCATTCATTTTGGACTAACACCTGGTCAAACAGATGATGTGGTTCTCGTATTAGCGATGATCGAGACACGTGAAGGCCTGGAAAATGTTGAGGCCATCCTTGATACTCCGGGCATCGATGGAGTGTTCGTTGGCCCTTATGATCTCTCACTTGGACTGGGGGCAAGCATTCCTTTCGAAGAGGCTGTGCGACCAGAACTGGAAGAAGCATTAACCACAATCCGCAACGCCGCCGTTTCTCGCAGCAAAATCGCTGGAATCTATTGCGGAACTGGTGACGATGCCATTGTCAGAGCACAACAGGGATTCAACCTGATCAATACTTGCCACGATATGAGCGCATTGCGTGAAGTCATGGGCGCACAACTGTCAGTAGTTTCCGAAGCCGGCTTATGCACAGCGGGTCGTCTAGAAGAAGAACTCCGAGCTCACTAA